One Brevibacillus choshinensis genomic window carries:
- the hisC gene encoding histidinol-phosphate transaminase codes for MQPKQRILNAPVYQPGKPIDDVKREYGLTEVIKLASNENPYGSSPKAKEAIAAQLDNLAIYPDGASLKLRWDLAEVLGVKPAQLIFGNGSDENLLMISRAYLSEGTNTVMATPTFSQYRSNAIIEGAELIEVPLKNGVHDLEAMAAAINEQTRVVWVCNPNNPSGTIVTATELEAFLKKVPQNVLVVLDEAYYEYVVDPEYPQTVPMLADHPNLIILRTFSKIYGLATLRVGYGIASEELVSQLEHVREPFNTGTLGQVAARAALHDQEFVKACRERNREGMKQFTDAFDEWGLDYYPSQTNFILVNLNRDSDEVFKKLLSQGIIIRSGNALGHPGYQRITIGTPEQNEKVLSVLKDIVTGALK; via the coding sequence ATGCAACCGAAGCAGCGCATACTGAACGCACCGGTATATCAACCCGGGAAACCTATTGATGACGTCAAAAGGGAATATGGTTTGACGGAAGTAATCAAGCTGGCGTCCAACGAAAATCCATATGGATCTTCGCCAAAAGCAAAGGAAGCAATTGCTGCCCAGCTGGACAATTTGGCGATCTATCCAGACGGAGCTAGCCTCAAGCTGCGTTGGGATCTGGCAGAGGTTCTCGGTGTGAAGCCGGCTCAGTTGATCTTTGGAAACGGATCGGATGAAAATCTGTTGATGATCTCCCGTGCGTATTTGAGCGAGGGCACCAACACGGTAATGGCTACCCCGACGTTTTCTCAATACCGCTCCAATGCGATTATTGAAGGTGCTGAGCTGATTGAAGTACCGCTGAAGAACGGTGTGCACGATCTCGAAGCGATGGCGGCCGCGATTAATGAGCAGACACGCGTCGTGTGGGTATGCAACCCGAACAATCCATCTGGTACGATCGTGACGGCGACAGAGCTGGAAGCTTTCCTGAAAAAAGTTCCGCAAAACGTCCTCGTCGTATTGGACGAAGCGTACTACGAGTACGTGGTGGATCCAGAGTATCCGCAAACGGTGCCGATGCTGGCAGATCACCCGAACCTCATCATCCTGCGCACGTTCTCTAAAATTTACGGACTGGCGACGCTGCGCGTAGGCTACGGAATCGCTTCCGAGGAGCTCGTTTCCCAGCTGGAGCATGTGCGTGAGCCATTCAATACCGGTACGCTGGGTCAGGTAGCTGCTCGTGCTGCTCTCCACGATCAAGAGTTCGTGAAAGCTTGCCGGGAGCGCAACCGCGAAGGGATGAAGCAATTCACCGATGCATTCGATGAATGGGGCCTGGATTACTATCCATCCCAGACGAACTTCATTCTCGTCAATCTGAATCGCGATTCGGACGAGGTATTCAAAAAGCTCCTGAGCCAAGGCATCATCATTCGTTCCGGTAACGCCCTGGGACATCCGGGCTACCAACGAATTACGATCGGTACGCCGGAGCAAAATGAAAAAGTGCTTTCCGTATTGAAGGACATTGTCACAGGCGCATTGAAATAA
- a CDS encoding prephenate dehydrogenase, with the protein MKKTTIAIIGVGLIGGSIALSMRRDPEIRVVGYDVRQDCLDKALNLGVIHAGTTDLQTAVREANIIFLAAPVEQIFVTLRTLSGLDLQPDVIVTDVGSTKSEIVRQAIKVIPPHVTFIGGHPMAGSHKSGVTAASDRLLENAYYVLTPNADTPEHLVNRLADLLTLTRAKVVQMDPETHDQVVGAVSHFPHVLASALVNLVAGYDDENAWHARLAAGGFRDITRIASSNPRMWRDVLLQNRDHILKIAKDWSKALDDVMELVETGDADRIEHFFQTARDFRDGLPERKAGALPPLYDLYIDIPDHPGEIGRITTLLGARQINIINLQIRETREDIYGALRITFQTQAEMEKGEELLRYFEYNVYKRV; encoded by the coding sequence ATGAAAAAGACCACCATCGCAATTATCGGCGTCGGACTGATCGGCGGTTCTATCGCCTTGTCCATGCGCCGAGACCCAGAAATCCGGGTCGTCGGCTACGATGTCAGGCAGGATTGCCTGGATAAAGCATTGAATTTAGGTGTCATCCATGCAGGTACGACAGATTTGCAGACAGCGGTAAGAGAGGCTAACATTATCTTTTTGGCAGCACCTGTGGAGCAGATTTTTGTCACGCTGCGCACCTTGTCTGGGCTGGATCTGCAGCCGGATGTCATCGTGACGGATGTAGGCAGCACCAAATCCGAGATCGTCCGCCAAGCTATCAAGGTGATTCCGCCACACGTTACTTTCATCGGTGGACATCCGATGGCTGGGTCCCACAAGTCCGGAGTAACTGCTGCATCGGATCGACTGCTGGAGAACGCCTATTACGTCCTCACGCCAAATGCAGACACGCCCGAGCATTTGGTCAATCGATTGGCTGACCTTCTCACCCTGACGAGAGCAAAGGTCGTTCAGATGGATCCGGAAACTCATGATCAGGTCGTTGGGGCGGTGAGTCACTTTCCGCATGTGCTTGCCTCCGCACTCGTCAACCTGGTCGCAGGCTATGACGATGAAAATGCTTGGCATGCGCGCTTGGCTGCTGGCGGTTTTCGAGATATTACCCGCATCGCCTCCAGTAATCCGCGAATGTGGCGCGATGTCTTGCTCCAAAATCGAGATCACATCCTGAAGATCGCCAAAGACTGGTCGAAAGCACTCGATGACGTCATGGAGCTTGTCGAAACGGGAGATGCAGACCGCATTGAGCACTTTTTCCAGACAGCTCGCGATTTTCGTGATGGACTGCCGGAGCGCAAGGCAGGGGCACTGCCTCCGCTGTACGATTTGTATATCGACATTCCTGACCATCCTGGGGAAATCGGACGGATTACGACATTGCTCGGCGCGAGACAGATCAATATTATCAACCTGCAGATCAGGGAGACTCGCGAAGACATCTACGGGGCACTGCGGATCACCTTCCAGACTCAGGCGGAGATGGAAAAAGGGGAAGAGTTGCTTCGTTATTTCGAATACAATGTATATAAACGCGTGTAG
- the aroA gene encoding 3-phosphoshikimate 1-carboxyvinyltransferase, with translation MLRVKQANQIKGTVKVPGDKSISHRAVMFGSLAEGTTTIEGFLPGADCLSTISCFRRMGIEIEQQGDKVTVQGKGWYGLQEPSERLDVGNSGTTIRLMAGIMSTQPFHVVMEGDESIAKRPMRRVIGPLRQMGAKIDGRKDGEFTPLAIRGGDLHGISYTSPVASAQVKSAILLAGLQAKGVTSVTEPHLSRDHTERMLQAFGVNVVRDGLTVSVEGGQALKGRAIQVPGDISSAAFLIAAVMMVPGSSLLIENVGINPSRTGIIDVVQAMGGDLELLNERVVNEEPVADLLVKHSQLQGIEIAGDIIPRLIDEIPVIAVMATQAKGRTVIRDAEELKVKETDRIATVVSQLSKFGAKVTPTDDGMIIEGESVLTGAVIDSMGDHRIGMAMAIAGLAAAGETSIENDEAINVSFPGFGQLLENISQ, from the coding sequence GTGCTTCGCGTAAAACAAGCCAATCAAATCAAAGGAACGGTCAAAGTTCCAGGGGATAAGTCAATTTCTCACCGAGCGGTTATGTTTGGATCTTTGGCGGAAGGAACGACGACCATCGAAGGATTTTTGCCAGGCGCAGACTGCCTGAGTACGATCAGCTGCTTCCGTCGCATGGGGATTGAGATCGAACAGCAAGGCGACAAGGTAACCGTCCAAGGAAAAGGCTGGTACGGCTTGCAAGAACCTTCCGAGCGCCTTGATGTGGGCAATTCCGGTACGACGATCCGCTTGATGGCGGGGATCATGTCCACTCAGCCGTTTCATGTGGTAATGGAAGGCGACGAGTCGATTGCGAAACGCCCGATGCGCCGGGTAATCGGTCCCCTGCGCCAAATGGGGGCGAAGATCGACGGTCGCAAGGATGGAGAATTCACGCCGCTGGCCATCCGCGGAGGAGACCTTCACGGCATTTCCTATACCTCACCGGTTGCCAGTGCCCAGGTCAAATCGGCCATCCTGCTAGCCGGCTTGCAGGCAAAAGGGGTAACGAGCGTGACAGAGCCTCATTTGTCCCGCGATCATACGGAGCGGATGCTCCAGGCATTTGGTGTGAACGTCGTTCGTGATGGCTTGACGGTCTCGGTGGAGGGTGGACAAGCTTTGAAGGGACGCGCCATTCAAGTGCCGGGTGACATTTCCTCCGCGGCATTCCTGATCGCAGCAGTCATGATGGTGCCAGGCAGCTCTCTTCTGATTGAGAATGTAGGCATCAACCCTAGCCGTACCGGAATCATCGATGTGGTACAAGCGATGGGAGGAGATCTGGAGCTGCTAAACGAGCGAGTGGTAAACGAAGAACCGGTAGCGGATCTTCTCGTGAAGCACTCTCAGCTCCAGGGAATCGAGATCGCTGGCGATATCATCCCGCGCCTGATCGATGAGATCCCCGTCATTGCCGTAATGGCGACGCAGGCAAAAGGTCGTACGGTAATTCGCGACGCGGAAGAGCTGAAGGTAAAGGAAACCGACAGGATCGCTACAGTAGTCAGCCAACTGTCCAAATTCGGTGCGAAAGTGACTCCGACAGACGACGGCATGATCATCGAAGGGGAGTCTGTCCTCACAGGAGCTGTCATCGACAGTATGGGAGATCACCGGATCGGGATGGCTATGGCAATCGCCGGACTTGCTGCCGCAGGGGAGACTTCCATCGAGAATGATGAAGCGATCAATGTGTCTTTCCCGGGTTTTGGGCAGCTCTTGGAAAACATCAGCCAATAA
- a CDS encoding amidohydrolase family protein — MSQQEWVIRGGSVVTGHEIREADIWIVDGKITRIAKDSMIKSSLAPAPVEIDATGMYVMPGFIGMPRLPVYRIRDRRTYIESIRSMIQMGCTSFVDTFYPDAWMNLKQVKYQQTPHFNSMIDYVWHVGLDVTQWNEKELVKWTKRGYHALHVTLHKPDEISNINWETISQLHTSNKTILHLHVPVGTSAKEEREELRLAWLDVTKYWKVRTVLSESTAQLEPDIVDPYHHIFRLKKEATDRALRLMHRHWFRSMPFIAPLEDVQIDYRRRWCQEEELLCLLVRLASTNVAKAVGLYPKKGALIPGADADIVFLKKENWLTKCDVSTILNFSEKQLPTSVMSNGKWIYRDTRFSSSVGMGRCLFDTKPYTFVI, encoded by the coding sequence ATGTCACAGCAGGAATGGGTCATTCGCGGCGGGTCGGTCGTAACAGGACACGAAATCAGAGAAGCAGATATTTGGATAGTGGATGGGAAGATTACTCGGATAGCCAAGGACAGCATGATCAAGTCTTCTTTGGCTCCTGCTCCAGTGGAAATAGACGCGACCGGGATGTATGTGATGCCGGGATTTATTGGTATGCCCAGGCTGCCCGTGTACCGCATCAGGGATCGCAGGACCTATATAGAGAGCATTCGAAGCATGATCCAGATGGGGTGTACAAGCTTCGTCGATACGTTTTATCCCGATGCCTGGATGAATCTGAAGCAGGTGAAATATCAACAGACTCCTCATTTTAACAGCATGATTGATTACGTGTGGCATGTTGGGTTGGACGTGACGCAGTGGAATGAAAAAGAGCTGGTCAAATGGACCAAGCGCGGCTATCACGCTCTGCATGTCACCTTGCACAAACCGGATGAAATTTCCAACATAAATTGGGAAACGATTTCGCAACTCCATACGTCAAATAAGACGATTCTTCATTTACATGTACCGGTTGGCACTTCAGCCAAGGAAGAAAGAGAAGAGCTTAGGCTCGCTTGGCTCGATGTGACAAAGTATTGGAAGGTCCGTACCGTCCTATCTGAATCGACAGCACAGCTGGAGCCTGATATAGTTGATCCCTATCATCATATTTTCCGTCTCAAGAAAGAAGCGACTGACAGGGCATTGAGATTGATGCATCGACATTGGTTTCGATCCATGCCTTTCATCGCACCGCTGGAAGACGTACAGATTGATTATCGGCGCAGATGGTGCCAGGAAGAAGAGCTGCTTTGCTTATTGGTTCGATTGGCTTCGACAAATGTCGCCAAAGCAGTCGGGCTCTATCCGAAAAAAGGTGCCTTAATACCTGGGGCAGATGCAGACATTGTCTTCCTAAAAAAGGAAAACTGGTTGACAAAGTGTGATGTTTCCACTATTCTCAATTTTAGTGAAAAGCAACTTCCAACTTCTGTTATGTCGAACGGTAAGTGGATTTATCGAGATACGCGGTTTAGTAGTTCTGTAGGCATGGGAAGGTGTCTATTCGACACCAAGCCCTACACATTTGTCATTTAA
- a CDS encoding RNA polymerase sigma factor yields the protein MTDSQLIREIKEGNLECYAELIRRYEKKILSFVTHLLRQAHLEHIAEDICQETFYKAYKSIHSFRDVEATFSTWLYTIARNSVLSELRKSRNSDVYLDDTLQVPVASAKSLPEQVLLRNERELMVRQAINSLPEKQRSALILREYEQMDYTEIATILDLTVSSVKSLLFRARQSIRGQLETYILDPHLDEAEGMNR from the coding sequence ATGACCGATTCCCAGCTTATCCGAGAGATTAAAGAAGGTAATCTGGAATGCTATGCTGAACTGATTCGTCGATACGAGAAAAAGATCCTCTCCTTTGTCACACATTTATTGCGTCAGGCACATTTGGAACATATCGCAGAGGATATCTGTCAGGAGACGTTTTACAAGGCGTATAAAAGCATTCATTCTTTCCGAGATGTAGAGGCTACTTTTTCTACCTGGCTCTATACGATTGCCCGTAACTCGGTGCTCAGCGAGCTGCGCAAAAGCCGAAATTCGGATGTGTATTTGGATGATACGCTGCAGGTTCCAGTCGCATCAGCCAAATCTCTGCCGGAACAGGTGTTGCTGCGCAATGAGCGTGAGCTGATGGTGCGACAAGCAATCAACAGCCTGCCGGAAAAACAACGTTCTGCTCTGATTCTTCGTGAGTACGAGCAGATGGACTATACGGAGATAGCGACTATTTTGGATCTGACCGTCAGCTCCGTGAAGTCGCTGCTGTTCCGGGCAAGGCAAAGTATCAGAGGACAGTTGGAAACCTACATCCTGGACCCTCATTTGGATGAAGCTGAAGGGATGAATCGATGA
- a CDS encoding zf-HC2 domain-containing protein: MMRCEEVQEMLPEYAENLLPEVTQRRVDNHMATCYACRADYEMWTDSSEWMNMDKEEYHSVTPSRSIVDAVMARILSEEKWAIPIGRKIFSVTARMRRMSASVAVILLMLFTFTLYLNTSSTEQANSLVINGEVMAMNTPKAQVISSSMQSDDGTYVVEAQTPAGQEEPLAGATASIVPLEGKPTSSDLTKPNYSIVLSVFGILITVITMSWLTRA, translated from the coding sequence ATGATGAGATGTGAAGAAGTTCAGGAGATGTTACCTGAATACGCCGAAAATCTGCTACCAGAAGTGACGCAGCGACGTGTAGACAATCACATGGCTACCTGTTATGCCTGCCGTGCAGATTATGAAATGTGGACGGACAGCAGCGAGTGGATGAACATGGATAAGGAAGAGTATCATTCCGTGACGCCATCCCGCTCGATCGTTGACGCTGTCATGGCACGTATTCTCTCTGAAGAGAAGTGGGCCATTCCTATTGGTCGCAAAATTTTTAGCGTGACAGCGAGAATGCGTCGCATGAGTGCCAGTGTAGCTGTGATTCTACTGATGCTGTTCACTTTCACCTTGTACCTGAACACGAGTTCTACAGAACAAGCGAATTCGCTCGTGATCAACGGTGAAGTGATGGCGATGAACACACCTAAGGCGCAGGTGATCTCCTCCTCCATGCAATCGGACGACGGTACCTACGTGGTTGAAGCGCAGACGCCTGCAGGACAGGAAGAGCCTCTCGCGGGTGCTACGGCATCGATCGTACCGCTCGAAGGAAAACCCACGTCAAGCGATTTGACCAAACCCAATTACAGCATCGTGCTCAGTGTTTTTGGTATTCTCATAACAGTAATTACAATGAGCTGGCTTACTCGGGCATAA